A genome region from Anopheles stephensi strain Indian chromosome 2, UCI_ANSTEP_V1.0, whole genome shotgun sequence includes the following:
- the LOC118505998 gene encoding uncharacterized protein LOC118505998, translated as MEVSAEEWMERAKENMKKFLNRGGACRGDEPQTLVGAALENTLGYALNLTMKDPNEWTDDELQQEYMEQLCFYDLESRKTIDKLTQQMYAQGVVPDEPCHLTILPIELYAEGKLYEVALFRYQFGDRQATEPKYIDSYGRVYGSFRDFLRNNKYPSAEMMYPREGKLEASEEKTVLCEVGKTPAWKAYYFKALDIATGIIGIAGATGAIFLSGGIATPFVAASIGSALYATGRSIDVLRDKSAHQESLNPFRDSESRTAWLSLTAHVLTFGTMPHISALSGVASTSHSIATGFKVCNFINETGNIISDLVICDTLSAMHSNYYNASIETRLAHAASICFWTKTTISIRQAELMMKNNAIVALKLFGFEDHCCEYFNNDSHAIDIGLRIAKHSLETNVQIVSDPSDPGAITIDSTRFPIKQLLRLEPNEVELLFEALRGVSSAPDDRALFDELRASVCLTKGAPEEDRLCLLVRLLAAEAERECLPVSDVMEMLLQTYATIRRYEVRASVKATTFQLSPEQGGCCVGRGLWMRLKRAYILFASKQAAPALPVELTTGGDTGEPNVADADKESDRLIRAVMELSEAQCTRLSHIIRRDANYFAIFKQKSVESIEPDGTAGEGEKASHTEQLLYETLKENILKALEREERES; from the exons ATGGAGGTATCGGCAGAAGAGTGGATGGAGCGGGCGAAGGAAAACATGAAGAAATTCCTCAACCGTGGTGGCGCTTGCCGTGGCGATGAGCCACAAACCCTGGTCGGGGCCGCACTGGAGAACACGCTCGGTTACGCGCTGAACCTCACGATGAAGGATCCGAACGAATGGACCGACGATGAGCTGCAGCAGGAGTACATGGAGCAGCTCTGCTTTTACGATCTCGAATCGCGCAAGACAATCGACAAGCTGACGCAGCAAATGTACGCCCAGGGCGTCGTGCCGGACGAACCGTGCCATCTGACGATACTGCCGATCGAACTGTACGCCGAGGGCAAGCTGTACGAGGTGGCCCTGTTCCGGTACCAGTTTGGGGACCGGCAGGCTACCGAACCGAAGTACATAGACTCGTACGGGCGCGTGTATGGTAGCTTCCGGGACTTTCTGCGCAACAACAAGTACCCGTCGGCGGAGATGATGTACCCGCGCGAGGGGAAGCTTGAGGCGAGCGAGGAAAAAACGGTGCTTTGTGAGGTTGGCAAAACACCCGCCTGGAAAGCGTACTACTTTAAAGCGCTGGACATTGCCACGGGAATAATTG GAATCGCTGGCGCAACGGGAGCAATCTTCCTGTCCGGCGGTATTGCTACACCCTTCGTAGCGGCTAGCATCGGGTCGGCGCTGTACGCAACCGGCCGCTCGATCGATGTGCTGCGCGACAAAAGTGCACACCAGGAATCGTTAAACCCGTTCCGTGATTCAGAATCCCGTACCGCCTGGCTGAGTCTCACGGCGCACGTGCTCACGTTCGGCACGATGCCGCACATATCGGCGCTGTCCGGTGTTGCCTCCACCAGCCACAGCATCGCCACCGGCTTCAAGGTGTGTAACTTCATCAACGAGACGGGCAACATCATTAGCGATCTGGTGATCTGCGACACACTGTCGGCGATGCATTCCAATTACTATAATGCGTCCATCGAAACGCGCCTGGCGCATGCCGCATCGATCTGCTTCTGGACAAAGACTACCATCAGCATCCGGCAGGCGGAGCTAATGATGAAGAACAATGCGATCGTGGCGCTGAAGCTGTTCGGGTTTGAGGACCACTGCTGCGAGTACTTTAACAACGATTCACACGCGATCGATATCGGGCTGCGCATTGCGAAGCATTCGCTCGAAACCAACGTGCAGATCGTGTCCGATCCGAGCGATCCCGGCGCGATAACGATCGACAGTACGCGCTTTCCCATCAAGCAGCTGTTACGGCTTGAACCGAACGAGGTGGAACTGTTGTTTGAAGCGCTGCGGGGCGTATCATCTGCACCGGACGATCGTGCATTGTTCGACGAACTGCGTGCATCGGTTTGTTTGACGAAAGGTGCCCCGGAAGAGGATAGACTGTGCCTCCTGGTACGGCTTCTGGCAGCAGAAGCCGAGCGCGAATGTTTGCCGGTGAGCGATGTAATGGAAATGCTACTCCAAACGTACGCCACAATCCGTCGATACGAAGTGAGGGCCAGTGTGAAGGCTACCACCTTCCAGCTTTCGCCTGAGCAGGGTGGATGTTGCGTTGGACGCGGTTTGTGGATGCGTTTAAAACGGGCGTACATTTTGTTCGCTTCCAAGCAAGCGGCACCGGCACTCCCGGTGGAGCTAACAACCGGTGGCGATACCGGGGAGCCAAACGTGGCCGACGCAGATAAGGAATCGGATCGCCTGATCCGGGCTGTGATGGAGCTGTCGGAGGCACAGTGCACCCGGCTGTCGCACATCATACGCCGGGATGCAAATTATTTCGCTATTTTCAAGCAAAAATCTGTTGAATCCATCGAGCCGGACGGTACCGCCGGGGAGGGCGAAAAGGCCAGCCACACGGAGCAACTTCTCTACGAAACGCTCAAGGAAAATATACTGAAAGCCTTAGAGCGGGAAGAACGGGAGAGCTAA
- the LOC118505997 gene encoding mucin-5AC isoform X1, protein MDELLEMFNTFIGEAFDRERAMDVEFTEFEKKLNECVTLANERGTPVQNKKRPKRQDSISENDEPGTGSGNNNRRPASGCEPGDTSQAVRPSRTARLKAQEKLKEPTLNVKLRNDGGTAVNIKLERSSSVANSTLIRGGNNASTVKEKATPEPSDVDMETENDANRANRIVAPVANDSKRNDEGFSSASEASKQQQEEENPSATREMSLMVIAPVVPKVEIVSDEEMPPPTMPPPKVPAPKVRTKKKAPAASAVGKSGKEKEASNDTASSSAVSSAESTMNSTSSSVSSSASSTSGRPVRTKSKMAAKQADAVVETMTTVTKVANVVIEPIRIKTEKLSIVQQQQQQPTRTSAKSTYEEAQERQTQAQMERSQLEKQMRPLKIALERMPLQVASNDNPSANGQFDLNGTYTTQPTASDGTFVVPASVQDGTFTISSPMDNEPAAAAAAPQCNETFNIPTTNGTPTGSDPTAQRADETFVIDRDGSSNGQQQRSNGGDRDAMMAANASIMTEDESVVENSPAQMPKLPEQNAKVKSSAVGQKAAPPVTGPKPKHLTTLKKCASSGTVAPPTGNTKPAAEAKKQKELFNPCVMSPIKSRIEAFEKCATTSAKTGTPQAQIGRILKTVSTPTMHGIDTHGMVRSAHAKPLAASAAYTPNAATIPLPKASSASKAVQMQSRAVHHHTTTTTSASGGGTAQVTRSQSRDSSWDRAGGGGGGGGSSGTLSAASSTSSLLDEKKKKREEKQRLAAAQREAMEREKREHAERLVREKEEKYRKLVHEKQEKLRIDAQKKARKLEEFEKRRQLEEQKTLADQKRDELAKQMAEQQRIDRELLETLKQSQAKENHEVKLHKQLYQQKLRQQQQHQQQQHQQQAAKKKLATTAKAPMFTFDMIDTDDSTDEEMAEEPSAEARKKKRPPLPEWCKKTAEYRKQITLQAQIDTKVIDRLFSVQPMTPDLRILFPSIDAHKLKRNSSAIWRTPPRISQLP, encoded by the exons ATGGATGAACTGTTGGAAATGTTCAACACCTTCATAGGTGAAGCATTTGACCGGGAAAGGGCGATGGACGTTGAATTCACG GAGTTTGAGAAGAAACTGAACGAATGCGTTACGCTTGCTAACGAGCGGGGTACGCCGGTCCAGAACAAGAAGCGTCCCAAGCGACAGGACTCTATCTCGGAAAACGATGAACCAGGCACGGGTAGCGGTAATAACAATCGCCGGCCTGCATCCGGATGCGAGCCGGGTGACACGAGTCAGGCCGTTCGACCATCGAGAACGGCTCGCCTGAAGGCACAGGAGAAGCTAAAAGAGCCGACACTTAACGTCAAACTCCGTAACGATGGTGGAACGGCAGTGAACATCAAGCTTGAGCGCAGCTCCTCCGTCGCGAACAGCACCCTGATCCGGGGAGGAAATAACGCCAGCACGGTGAAGGAGAAAGCCACGCCAGAGCCATCCGACGTAGACATGGAAACGGAGAATGATGCAAACCGGGCCAACAGAATCGTCGCACCTGTAGCAAACGACAGCAAGCGCAACGATGAAGGATTCTCGAGTGCGTCCGAAGCGTccaaacagcagcaggaggAGGAAAACCCGTCCGCTACACGGGAAATGTCACTAATGGTCATTGCACCGGTAGTTCCGAAAGTGGAGATCGTTTCCGACGAGGAGATGCCTCCACCGACTATGCCACCACCGAAGGTGCCCGCTCCTAAGGTGCGCACGAAGAAGAAGGCTCCTGCGGCTTCAGCTGTTGGTAAAAgtggaaaggaaaaggaagcgaGCAATGATACAGCCTCCAGTTCCGCCGTGTCGTCAGCCGAATCAACGATGAACAGTACGAGCAGTTCTGTTAGCAGCAGCGCTAGCAGTACCAGTGGCCGCCCAGTTCGCACGAAATCAAAGATGGCAGCGAAGCAGGCCGATGCGGTGGTGGAAACGATGACAACCGTTACGAAGGTAGCGAACGTGGTGATCGAACCGATTCGCATTAAAACGGAAAAACTTTCGatcgtccagcagcagcagcagcagccaaccaGGACGTCCGCAAAGTCTACGTACGAGGAGGCACAGGAGCGCCAAACTCAAGCGCAGATGGAACGGTCGCAGCTCGAGAAGCAAATGCGCCCGTTAAAGATTGCGCTGGAACGGATGCCGTTGCAAGTAGCGTCCAATGATAATCCGTCCGCGAACGGACAATTTGACTTGAATGGAACGTACACGACACAGCCCACGGCTTCGGACGGAACGTTCGTTGTACCGGCGTCGGTGCAGGATGGCACATTTACGATAAGTTCGCCCATGGACAAcgaaccagctgctgctgctgctgcaccacagTGCAACGAAACGTTCAACATTCCCACGACGAATGGAACACCAACTGGGTCCGACCCGACGGCCCAGCGAGCGGACGAAACGTTCGTGATCGACCGGGACGGTTCGTCCAATGGACAGCAGCAACGGTCGAACGGTGGTGATCGGGATGCAATGATGGCGGCCAATGCAAGCATAATGACCGAGGATGAgtcggtggtggaaaattcacCCGCACAGATGCCCAAACTGCCCGAACAGAACGCGAAGGTCAAGTCGTCGGCCGTCGGTCAAAAAGCTGCACCACCGGTGACGGGTCCCAAACCGAAGCATCTTACCACCCTGAAGAAGTGTGCTAGCAGCGGGACGGTAGCACCACCGACCGGTAACACGAAGCCGGCGGCAGAGGCGAAGAAACAGAAGGAACTGTTCAATCCGTGCGTGATGAGTCCGATCAAGAGCCGCATTGAAGCGTTCGAAAAGTGTGCTACCACATCAGCGAAGACCGGTACACCGCAGGCCCAGATCGGCCGTATCCTGAAGACGGTCAGCACACCGACAATGCACGGTATCGATACGCACGGGATGGTTCGGTCAGCCCACGCTAAACCGCTTGCCGCTTCCGCCGCCTACACGCCGAACGCTGCCACGATACCGCTGCCGAAAGCATCGTCCGCCTCGAAGGCCGTTCAGATGCAGAGCAGAGCCGTCCATCATcatacgacgacgacgacgagcgcCAGTGGAGGAGGTACCGCTCAAGTCACACGAAGCCAATCGCGTGACTCTAGCTGGGACCGTGCTGGGGGTGGCGGAGGTGGCGGCGGTAGCAGTGGAACATTGTCCGCCGCCTCGTCCACCTCGTCGCTGCTGgacgagaagaagaaaaagcgcgAAGAGAAGCAACGGTTGGCAGCGGCCCAACGGGAAGCGATGGAGCGGGAGAAGCGGGAACACGCGGAGCGGTTGGTGCGCGAAAAGGAGGAGAAATATCGCAAGCTGGTGCACGAGAAGCAGGAAAAGTTGCGTATCGATGCGCAGAAGAAAGCACGCAAGCTGGAGGAGTTTGAGAAGCGGCGCCAGCTGGAAGAGCAGAAGACACTCGCTGACCAGAAGCGCGACGAGCTGGCCAAACAGATGGCCGAACAGCAAAG AATTGACCGAGAGCTGCTGGAAACGCTGAAGCAAAGTCAGGCCAAGGAGAACCACGAAGTCAAGCTGCACAAGCAGCTGTACCAGCAGAAGttgcgccagcagcagcagcaccagcagcagcagcaccagcagcaggcagcgAAGAAGAAATTGGCCACCACCGCAAAGGCGCCGATGTTTACGTTCGACATGATCGACACGGACGATTCCACCGATGAGGAGATGGCCGAAGAGCCGAGCGCCGAAGCCCGCAAGAAAAAGCGCCCACCACTGCCGGAATGGTGCAAGAAGA cagcCGAATACCGGAAGCAAATCACGTTGCAGGCTCAAATCGACACCAAGGTAATCGATCGGCTGTTCTCGGTGCAACCGATGACGCCCGACCTGCGCATACTGTTCCCCTCGATCGACGCACACAAGCTGAAGCGCAACTCGAGTGCAATTTGGCGCACCCCGCCACGCATCTCGCAGCTTCCATGA
- the LOC118505997 gene encoding mucin-5AC isoform X2 — MDELLEMFNTFIGEAFDRERAMDVEFTEFEKKLNECVTLANERGTPVQNKKRPKRQDSISENDEPGTGSGNNNRRPASGCEPGDTSQAVRPSRTARLKAQEKLKEPTLNVKLRNDGGTAVNIKLERSSSVANSTLIRGGNNASTVKEKATPEPSDVDMETENDANRANRIVAPVANDSKRNDEGFSSASEASKQQQEEENPSATREMSLMVIAPVVPKVEIVSDEEMPPPTMPPPKVPAPKVRTKKKAPAASAVGKSGKEKEASNDTASSSAVSSAESTMNSTSSSVSSSASSTSGRPVRTKSKMAAKQADAVVETMTTVTKVANVVIEPIRIKTEKLSIVQQQQQQPTRTSAKSTYEEAQERQTQAQMERSQLEKQMRPLKIALERMPLQVASNDNPSANGQFDLNGTYTTQPTASDGTFVVPASVQDGTFTISSPMDNEPAAAAAAPQCNETFNIPTTNGTPTGSDPTAQRADETFVIDRDGSSNGQQQRSNGGDRDAMMAANASIMTEDESVVENSPAQMPKLPEQNAKVKSSAVGQKAAPPVTGPKPKHLTTLKKCASSGTVAPPTGNTKPAAEAKKQKELFNPCVMSPIKSRIEAFEKCATTSAKTGTPQAQIGRILKTVSTPTMHGIDTHGMVRSAHAKPLAASAAYTPNAATIPLPKASSASKAVQMQSRAVHHHTTTTTSASGGGTAQVTRSQSRDSSWDRAGGGGGGGGSSGTLSAASSTSSLLDEKKKKREEKQRLAAAQREAMEREKREHAERLVREKEEKYRKLVHEKQEKLRIDAQKKARKLEEFEKRRQLEEQKTLADQKRDELAKQMAEQQRIDRELLETLKQSQAKENHEVKLHKQLYQQKLRQQQQHQQQQHQQQAAKKKLATTAKAPMFTFDMIDTDDSTDEEMAEEPSAEARKKKRPPLPEWCKKTEYRKQITLQAQIDTKVIDRLFSVQPMTPDLRILFPSIDAHKLKRNSSAIWRTPPRISQLP; from the exons ATGGATGAACTGTTGGAAATGTTCAACACCTTCATAGGTGAAGCATTTGACCGGGAAAGGGCGATGGACGTTGAATTCACG GAGTTTGAGAAGAAACTGAACGAATGCGTTACGCTTGCTAACGAGCGGGGTACGCCGGTCCAGAACAAGAAGCGTCCCAAGCGACAGGACTCTATCTCGGAAAACGATGAACCAGGCACGGGTAGCGGTAATAACAATCGCCGGCCTGCATCCGGATGCGAGCCGGGTGACACGAGTCAGGCCGTTCGACCATCGAGAACGGCTCGCCTGAAGGCACAGGAGAAGCTAAAAGAGCCGACACTTAACGTCAAACTCCGTAACGATGGTGGAACGGCAGTGAACATCAAGCTTGAGCGCAGCTCCTCCGTCGCGAACAGCACCCTGATCCGGGGAGGAAATAACGCCAGCACGGTGAAGGAGAAAGCCACGCCAGAGCCATCCGACGTAGACATGGAAACGGAGAATGATGCAAACCGGGCCAACAGAATCGTCGCACCTGTAGCAAACGACAGCAAGCGCAACGATGAAGGATTCTCGAGTGCGTCCGAAGCGTccaaacagcagcaggaggAGGAAAACCCGTCCGCTACACGGGAAATGTCACTAATGGTCATTGCACCGGTAGTTCCGAAAGTGGAGATCGTTTCCGACGAGGAGATGCCTCCACCGACTATGCCACCACCGAAGGTGCCCGCTCCTAAGGTGCGCACGAAGAAGAAGGCTCCTGCGGCTTCAGCTGTTGGTAAAAgtggaaaggaaaaggaagcgaGCAATGATACAGCCTCCAGTTCCGCCGTGTCGTCAGCCGAATCAACGATGAACAGTACGAGCAGTTCTGTTAGCAGCAGCGCTAGCAGTACCAGTGGCCGCCCAGTTCGCACGAAATCAAAGATGGCAGCGAAGCAGGCCGATGCGGTGGTGGAAACGATGACAACCGTTACGAAGGTAGCGAACGTGGTGATCGAACCGATTCGCATTAAAACGGAAAAACTTTCGatcgtccagcagcagcagcagcagccaaccaGGACGTCCGCAAAGTCTACGTACGAGGAGGCACAGGAGCGCCAAACTCAAGCGCAGATGGAACGGTCGCAGCTCGAGAAGCAAATGCGCCCGTTAAAGATTGCGCTGGAACGGATGCCGTTGCAAGTAGCGTCCAATGATAATCCGTCCGCGAACGGACAATTTGACTTGAATGGAACGTACACGACACAGCCCACGGCTTCGGACGGAACGTTCGTTGTACCGGCGTCGGTGCAGGATGGCACATTTACGATAAGTTCGCCCATGGACAAcgaaccagctgctgctgctgctgcaccacagTGCAACGAAACGTTCAACATTCCCACGACGAATGGAACACCAACTGGGTCCGACCCGACGGCCCAGCGAGCGGACGAAACGTTCGTGATCGACCGGGACGGTTCGTCCAATGGACAGCAGCAACGGTCGAACGGTGGTGATCGGGATGCAATGATGGCGGCCAATGCAAGCATAATGACCGAGGATGAgtcggtggtggaaaattcacCCGCACAGATGCCCAAACTGCCCGAACAGAACGCGAAGGTCAAGTCGTCGGCCGTCGGTCAAAAAGCTGCACCACCGGTGACGGGTCCCAAACCGAAGCATCTTACCACCCTGAAGAAGTGTGCTAGCAGCGGGACGGTAGCACCACCGACCGGTAACACGAAGCCGGCGGCAGAGGCGAAGAAACAGAAGGAACTGTTCAATCCGTGCGTGATGAGTCCGATCAAGAGCCGCATTGAAGCGTTCGAAAAGTGTGCTACCACATCAGCGAAGACCGGTACACCGCAGGCCCAGATCGGCCGTATCCTGAAGACGGTCAGCACACCGACAATGCACGGTATCGATACGCACGGGATGGTTCGGTCAGCCCACGCTAAACCGCTTGCCGCTTCCGCCGCCTACACGCCGAACGCTGCCACGATACCGCTGCCGAAAGCATCGTCCGCCTCGAAGGCCGTTCAGATGCAGAGCAGAGCCGTCCATCATcatacgacgacgacgacgagcgcCAGTGGAGGAGGTACCGCTCAAGTCACACGAAGCCAATCGCGTGACTCTAGCTGGGACCGTGCTGGGGGTGGCGGAGGTGGCGGCGGTAGCAGTGGAACATTGTCCGCCGCCTCGTCCACCTCGTCGCTGCTGgacgagaagaagaaaaagcgcgAAGAGAAGCAACGGTTGGCAGCGGCCCAACGGGAAGCGATGGAGCGGGAGAAGCGGGAACACGCGGAGCGGTTGGTGCGCGAAAAGGAGGAGAAATATCGCAAGCTGGTGCACGAGAAGCAGGAAAAGTTGCGTATCGATGCGCAGAAGAAAGCACGCAAGCTGGAGGAGTTTGAGAAGCGGCGCCAGCTGGAAGAGCAGAAGACACTCGCTGACCAGAAGCGCGACGAGCTGGCCAAACAGATGGCCGAACAGCAAAG AATTGACCGAGAGCTGCTGGAAACGCTGAAGCAAAGTCAGGCCAAGGAGAACCACGAAGTCAAGCTGCACAAGCAGCTGTACCAGCAGAAGttgcgccagcagcagcagcaccagcagcagcagcaccagcagcaggcagcgAAGAAGAAATTGGCCACCACCGCAAAGGCGCCGATGTTTACGTTCGACATGATCGACACGGACGATTCCACCGATGAGGAGATGGCCGAAGAGCCGAGCGCCGAAGCCCGCAAGAAAAAGCGCCCACCACTGCCGGAATGGTGCAAGAAGA cCGAATACCGGAAGCAAATCACGTTGCAGGCTCAAATCGACACCAAGGTAATCGATCGGCTGTTCTCGGTGCAACCGATGACGCCCGACCTGCGCATACTGTTCCCCTCGATCGACGCACACAAGCTGAAGCGCAACTCGAGTGCAATTTGGCGCACCCCGCCACGCATCTCGCAGCTTCCATGA
- the LOC118505999 gene encoding PHD finger protein 7-like: MNETSRFNVSYCTDPIFKLNVLKRVSNEKCDICWMAENNPIRYGEFVEKTYNTNRKLRLHYFCLLSGTYIAQNGSTKVGITGFKIRDVINSYAEYREKLCFYCRHPSAPIECAQPGCGRRFHYICGYNNACLTQFTGQFLSYCHQHLPAQYRALVDTKDRECDICFTALPQATEADFNPLAIVRTRCDSECPDGLLHRECVQRFAYTSGYNFKCPLCWNKKFRVHAAESGIFIPERESAWEREPGAFKDLHKRKCTADACALANSRSATDVSQMVGCKVCGGQLMHKVCCGVFNPNDYLCSVCKDESFVNLL, from the exons ATGAATGAAACGAGCAGGTTCAATGTAAGCTACTGCACGGATCCAATATTTAAGCTGAACGTCTTGAAGCGAGTATCCAACGAAAAATGTGATATATGCTGGATGGCCGAAAACAACCCAATACGCTACGGGGAATTTGTCGAGAAAACGTACAATACGAATCGAAAACTCCGCTTGCATTACTTTTGCTTG CTTTCCGGTACGTATATTGCACAGAACGGCTCCACAAAGGTTGGCATCACCGGGTTTAAGATACGCGACGTCATTAACAGCTATGCAGAGTACCGCGAAAAACTATGCTTCTACTGTCGCCATCCATCGGCACCGATCGAATGTGCTCAGCCTGGGTGTGGGCGCCGGTTTCATTACATTTGTGGGTACAACAATGCGTGCTTGACCCAGTTTACGGGCCAATTTCTTTCCTACTGCCATCAGCATCTACCCGCACAGTACCGTGCGCTCGTCGATACAAAGGACCGAGAATGTGATATTTGCTTCACCGCGCTGCCACAGGCAACGGAGGCGGACTTTAATCCACTAGCGATCGTACGCACCCGCTGCGACAGCGAGTGTCCCGATGGGCTGTTGCATCGCGAGTGTGTCCAGCGGTTTGCCTACACGTCAGGCTACAACTTCAAGTGTCCTTTGTGCTGGAATAAGAAGTTTCGCGTACATGCGGCCGAGAGTGGAATCTTCATACCGGAACGGGAGTCTGCCTGGGAACGGGAACCGGGAGCATTCAAGGATTTGCACAAACGCAAATGCACAGCCGACGCGTGTGCATTGGCTAACTCGCGCAGCGCAACGGACGTGTCGCAGATGGTGGGGTGCAAGGTTTGCGGTGGACAATTGATGCATAAGGTTTGTTGTGGGGTATTCAATCCGAACGATTATTTGTGTAGTGTTTGTAAGGATGAATCTTTTGTAAATTTGCTGTGA
- the LOC118507112 gene encoding uncharacterized protein LOC118507112, which translates to MYRQILVKDCDKALQRILWRSDANEPIAVYELNTVTYGTACAPFLAIRTLQRIFDDHGTKFPKAMACKADFYVDDLLSGATTTRDAQEMAGQLNKLLSCGGFSLRKWASNCPEALKDIPEDQRATNPQHELAAETSSISTLGLLWTPESDILQVQVKLPIQESKCTKRQVLACIARIYDPLGFIDPVKMKAKLFMQQIWMLKGTDKRAWPWDEELPEQLARDWMSFFMQLHLLEKVRIPRVVIQSDTLSMQYHLFCDASEKGYDFVSVGNIPNCWEHPVSRLPIG; encoded by the exons atgtatcgtcAGATACTCGTGAAGGACTGCGATAAGGCATTGCAACGAATTTTGTGGCGCAGCGATGCTAATGAGCCGATAGCAGTGTACGAGTTGAACACGGTCACATACGGCACGGCCTGTGCTCCGTTCTTAGCCATCCGAACCCTGCAGCGAATCTTTGATGATCATGGCACCAAGTTTCCGAAGGCAATGGCATGCAAGGCAGATTTTTACGTCGATGATTTGCTGTCCGGTGCAACGACAACACGTGATGCACAAGAAATGGCCGGGCAGTTAAATAAGTTACTTTCGTGCGGAGGATTCAGTTTAAGAAAGTGGGCATCCAATTGCCCAGAAGCGCTGAAAGATATTCCGGAAGATCAAAGAGCAACCAACCCACAGCATGAATTGGCAGCCGAGACCAGCTCTATTTCGACGCTTGGATTATTGTGGACACCTGAATCGGATATTTTACAAGTCCAGGTTAAGCTACCGATACAGGAGAGCAAATGCACGAAACGACAGGTGCTAGCATGTATTGCACGTATCTACGATCCACTCGGCTTCATAGATCCGGTTAAGATGAAGGCCAAGCTTTTTATGCAGCAAATTTGGATGTTGAAGGGAACAGATAAGCGCGCTTGGCCATGGGATGAAGAACTCCCGGAACAGTTGGCTCGAGATTGGATGTCATTTTTTATGCAGCTACATCTCTTGGAAAAGGTACGCATTCCACGGGTAGTTATTCAGAGTGATACGTTATCGATGCAGTATCACCTGTTCTGCGATGCATCAGAGAAAGGCTACG ACTTTGTATCCGTTGGTAACATACCCAACTGTTGGGAACACCCTGTGTCGCGATTGCCGATCGGTTGA